A genomic window from Blastococcus saxobsidens DD2 includes:
- a CDS encoding nucleotide sugar dehydrogenase — translation MKTQQLQRRITRREAVIGVVGQGYVGLSLAASAAVEGMTVRAVDVDTDRIQQLAAGSNVVPGVDDALFANAVEAGRLFFGTDAAALADCDVVVICVPTPVVEHRPDLRFIEDAGRAVAGHLRRDSLVVLESTTYPGTTEQVLRPLLEAHGLRAGRDFLLAYSPERIDPGNVKYGLRNTPRVVGGIDEPSSQTAGMFYDQLVDEVEVLSSCRAAEMAKLLENTFRMVNIALVNELATLCSEQQIDVWEVIRAAATKPFGFMPFYPGPGVGGHCIPLDPTYLAWQSRRDTGRPFRLVETAQDINAHMPTYVTSRVIEALSDHGKAVKGANILALGVTYKPDVGDLRESAAIEVLARLVSKGAKVTFHDPFVTEIREHGLSLRGSSLSRTSLAAADIVLLLTPHSTYDVDMVAEHAKLLFDARNATNGSRRPTVVTL, via the coding sequence ATGAAAACGCAGCAGCTCCAGCGTCGTATCACCCGCCGCGAAGCGGTGATCGGCGTCGTGGGCCAGGGCTACGTCGGGCTGTCGCTGGCCGCGTCGGCCGCCGTCGAGGGGATGACCGTCCGGGCGGTCGACGTGGACACCGACCGAATCCAGCAGCTCGCCGCAGGGTCGAACGTCGTCCCCGGGGTGGACGACGCGCTGTTCGCCAACGCGGTGGAGGCCGGTCGGCTCTTCTTCGGGACCGATGCCGCCGCCCTCGCCGACTGCGACGTGGTCGTCATCTGCGTCCCGACGCCGGTCGTGGAGCACCGCCCCGACCTGCGGTTCATCGAGGACGCCGGACGGGCGGTTGCCGGGCACCTCCGCCGGGACAGCCTCGTGGTGCTGGAGTCCACCACGTATCCCGGCACCACCGAGCAGGTGCTCCGCCCCCTACTCGAGGCGCACGGCCTGCGCGCCGGGCGCGACTTCCTGCTGGCCTACTCGCCGGAGCGCATCGACCCCGGCAACGTCAAGTACGGGTTGCGCAACACCCCGCGGGTCGTCGGCGGGATCGACGAGCCCTCCTCGCAGACCGCCGGCATGTTCTACGACCAGCTCGTGGACGAGGTGGAGGTGCTGTCGAGCTGCCGGGCCGCGGAGATGGCGAAGCTGCTCGAGAACACGTTCCGGATGGTCAACATCGCCCTGGTGAACGAGCTGGCGACGCTCTGCTCGGAGCAGCAGATCGACGTCTGGGAGGTCATCCGGGCGGCGGCGACGAAGCCCTTCGGCTTCATGCCCTTCTACCCCGGACCCGGCGTGGGCGGGCACTGCATCCCGCTCGACCCCACCTACCTGGCCTGGCAGTCGCGACGGGACACCGGGCGGCCGTTCCGCCTCGTGGAGACGGCGCAGGACATCAACGCGCACATGCCGACCTACGTCACCTCGCGGGTCATCGAGGCGCTGAGCGACCACGGCAAGGCGGTGAAGGGGGCGAACATCCTCGCCTTGGGCGTCACCTACAAGCCCGACGTGGGTGACCTGCGGGAATCGGCAGCCATCGAGGTGCTCGCCCGTCTCGTCAGCAAGGGTGCGAAGGTCACCTTCCACGACCCCTTCGTCACGGAAATCCGGGAGCACGGGCTGTCACTGCGCGGCTCCAGCCTCTCGCGCACCTCCCTCGCCGCGGCCGACATCGTCCTGCTCCTGACCCCGCACTCCACCTACGACGTCGACATGGTGGCGGAGCACGCGAAGCTGCTGTTCGACGCCCGCAATGCAACGAACGGGAGTCGCCGGCCCACCGTGGTCACCTTGTGA
- a CDS encoding nucleoside-diphosphate sugar epimerase/dehydratase, with protein MLPLQDTVLLTAALVLSLLFRYDGAVPSDAWAGLLSFVPLAIAVFVGVNAAAGVYGHLWRYASVVEARRVLVAGGAATLIMVAIDLVPRFVPLTVALVSGLVATMFVGLARFQTRLVSFRRRSEQAEADTGMRVLVIGAGRTGAELIRQMQTHGHTGLLPVAVLDNDARTWGRLLSGVRVLGGLSELPRLLAELDVHQIVLADPETPTAVVERIAGLADDSGVVLRVLPGGDELVRSGLRLQDVRDLRIDDLLGREPVGTDLVRIASMLQGRRVLVTGAGGSIGSEICRQVARCAPERLVLLDHDETHLHDALATLPPTAVPELVDIRDAERLNRAFARHRPDVVFHAAAHKHVPMLETAPSEAVMTNVVGTGNVVAAAAAVDVPSLVLISTDKAVRPSSVMGASKSVAEDLVLTSARNSGRAWCGVRFGNVLGSRGSVIPTFSRQIQAGGPVTVTDARMTRYFMTIPEAVQLVLQAAAMSRGGELFMLEMGQPVSIIDLAHRMIRLSGRRPGTDVEIRISGTRPGEKLHEELSIPEEGARPTEHPSVLRLDPVLPSDRALAARVDLLRRLADAEDGAGVRAALLERNEAAEVAPQPNFVVPMGPLSPDSPVEPAAAGMAPLGPLHGQAFDDHRGTSPLITAAQSAGELTTMNGNRA; from the coding sequence GTGCTTCCGCTGCAGGACACCGTCCTGCTCACGGCCGCGCTGGTGCTGTCCCTGCTGTTCCGGTACGACGGCGCGGTCCCGTCGGATGCCTGGGCGGGTCTCCTGAGCTTCGTCCCTCTCGCGATCGCCGTGTTCGTCGGGGTCAACGCCGCGGCCGGCGTGTACGGGCACCTGTGGCGGTACGCGAGCGTGGTCGAGGCGCGGCGGGTCCTGGTCGCAGGAGGGGCCGCCACCCTCATCATGGTCGCGATCGACCTGGTACCCCGGTTCGTGCCGCTGACCGTCGCACTGGTGTCCGGCCTCGTCGCGACCATGTTCGTGGGTTTGGCGAGGTTCCAGACGCGCCTGGTGTCGTTCCGCCGGCGATCGGAACAGGCCGAGGCCGACACCGGCATGCGCGTGCTCGTCATCGGCGCCGGCCGGACGGGCGCGGAGCTCATCCGCCAGATGCAGACCCACGGGCACACCGGGCTCCTGCCCGTGGCGGTACTCGACAACGACGCCCGCACCTGGGGGCGGCTGCTCTCCGGGGTGCGCGTCCTGGGCGGCCTGAGCGAGCTCCCACGGCTCCTCGCCGAGCTGGACGTCCACCAGATCGTGCTGGCAGACCCGGAGACGCCCACCGCCGTCGTGGAGCGCATCGCCGGGCTGGCCGACGATTCCGGCGTGGTCCTGCGGGTCCTGCCGGGCGGCGACGAGCTGGTCCGCTCGGGCCTCCGGCTGCAGGACGTGCGCGACCTGCGGATCGACGACCTGCTCGGCCGCGAGCCCGTCGGCACCGACCTGGTCCGGATCGCCTCGATGCTGCAGGGGCGTCGGGTCCTGGTCACGGGCGCCGGCGGCTCGATCGGCTCCGAGATCTGCCGCCAGGTCGCCAGGTGCGCCCCGGAGCGCCTGGTCCTGCTCGACCACGACGAGACGCATCTGCACGACGCCCTCGCCACGCTGCCGCCCACGGCAGTGCCCGAGCTCGTCGACATCCGCGACGCGGAGCGGCTGAACCGGGCCTTCGCGCGACACCGGCCCGACGTGGTCTTCCACGCCGCCGCGCACAAGCACGTGCCCATGCTGGAGACGGCGCCCAGCGAGGCCGTGATGACCAACGTGGTCGGCACCGGGAACGTCGTCGCGGCCGCCGCGGCGGTCGACGTCCCGTCCCTCGTGCTCATCTCCACCGACAAGGCGGTGCGCCCGAGCAGCGTCATGGGCGCCTCGAAGAGCGTCGCGGAGGACCTCGTCCTGACCAGCGCCCGGAACTCCGGCCGAGCCTGGTGCGGTGTCCGCTTCGGCAACGTGCTCGGCTCGCGCGGCAGCGTCATCCCGACGTTCTCCCGCCAGATCCAGGCGGGCGGCCCGGTCACGGTCACCGACGCCCGGATGACCCGCTACTTCATGACCATTCCGGAAGCCGTCCAGCTGGTTCTGCAGGCGGCCGCGATGAGTCGCGGCGGTGAGTTGTTCATGCTCGAGATGGGACAGCCCGTCAGCATCATCGATCTCGCCCACCGGATGATCCGCCTGTCCGGTCGCCGACCGGGTACGGACGTCGAGATCCGCATTTCCGGAACACGTCCCGGCGAGAAATTGCACGAGGAATTGAGCATTCCGGAGGAGGGGGCGCGGCCGACCGAGCACCCCAGCGTGCTGCGCCTTGATCCGGTGCTGCCCTCCGACCGTGCGCTGGCCGCGCGAGTGGACCTGTTGCGCCGCCTGGCGGACGCGGAGGACGGCGCAGGGGTCCGCGCCGCCCTGCTGGAGCGGAACGAAGCCGCCGAGGTCGCCCCGCAGCCGAACTTCGTCGTTCCGATGGGCCCGCTGTCCCCCGACTCGCCGGTCGAGCCGGCCGCTGCCGGTATGGCCCCCCTCGGTCCGCTGCACGGCCAGGCCTTCGACGACCACCGAGGCACCTCACCTCTGATCACAGCCGCGCAGTCCGCCGGTGAGCTCACCACGATGAATGGGAATCGGGCATGA
- a CDS encoding polysaccharide deacetylase family protein, with protein MLIYHRVGGGSPDERDLAVADFEAQLDELASHDVLRLDDALDRIERGDTSPSVVLTFDDGFRDVYEHAWPRLREARLPSTLYLATAFVGGTMHWDGSTAKAAGPALEWAHIEEMASTGLVTVGAHTHNHARPELLTTEELDFCDSAIEERLGTRPRHFAYPWGVAVPRMEEELRRRYRSSVTGELGRNQPGVDLARLRRVPVRRTDPIGFFRAKLRGSLGPEKAYAGMVALAKRSGARA; from the coding sequence GTGTTGATCTACCACCGGGTGGGTGGCGGCTCGCCGGACGAGCGGGATCTGGCCGTGGCGGACTTCGAGGCGCAGCTCGACGAGCTCGCCAGCCACGACGTGCTGCGGCTCGACGATGCCCTGGACCGGATCGAGCGGGGCGACACGTCCCCGTCCGTGGTCCTCACCTTCGACGACGGCTTCCGGGACGTGTACGAGCACGCCTGGCCCCGGCTCCGGGAAGCCCGCCTGCCGAGCACGCTGTACTTGGCCACCGCGTTCGTCGGTGGGACGATGCACTGGGACGGCTCGACGGCGAAGGCGGCGGGGCCGGCCCTGGAGTGGGCGCACATCGAGGAGATGGCGTCGACGGGCCTGGTCACCGTCGGCGCGCACACCCACAACCACGCGCGTCCCGAGCTGCTGACCACCGAGGAACTGGACTTCTGCGACTCGGCGATCGAGGAACGGCTGGGAACACGACCCCGGCACTTCGCCTACCCGTGGGGCGTCGCCGTCCCGCGCATGGAGGAGGAGCTGCGGAGGCGGTACCGCTCGTCCGTCACCGGAGAACTCGGCCGCAACCAGCCCGGCGTGGACCTCGCGCGGCTGCGCCGCGTGCCCGTGCGCCGCACCGATCCGATCGGCTTCTTCCGGGCCAAGCTGCGCGGGTCACTCGGCCCCGAAAAGGCTTATGCCGGGATGGTGGCGCTGGCCAAGAGGAGCGGTGCGCGTGCCTGA